In Blastocatellia bacterium, one DNA window encodes the following:
- a CDS encoding MFS transporter, translated as MRQRKDFLDVLRNRHFRTFWLAQAVSGLGSWLAMFALVSLGGFRFKLAAGELGGMAALFFLALALIFPFAGTIVDRTHAQKVMIISDGFRASLMFLLWFVWEPDLLYPIFLLTGCATCFFLSAQLTLLPAVVDREELLTANALGAQTQQMNGILAPILAGFVIARFGERFCFALNGASFIFSALCLSRLAPHLEASAAHRSRPFWHDLRDAVNKFAHDRVLLSVMSLAMVMIVIASAINIFGVLYVRDVLRAGPRDFGLLLSSLGAGAAVGFWFVGRYAHAIPRMLLIRASAVAIGAGLIGMTLLTRVIDVLVGAFLMGVAAAAFLVPAQTLVQERTPWRLLGRTGGLAWSLLFATQAIAAIGLGRLAAVLTLPALYRGLGVGVLVFTGLLTLYELYRARGEDRACA; from the coding sequence GTGAGGCAGCGAAAAGACTTCCTGGATGTCTTACGGAATCGCCACTTCCGAACATTCTGGCTGGCGCAGGCCGTGAGCGGATTGGGGAGCTGGCTGGCGATGTTCGCTCTCGTGAGCTTGGGAGGATTCCGGTTCAAACTTGCGGCGGGAGAGCTTGGGGGGATGGCGGCTCTTTTCTTCCTCGCCCTAGCTTTGATCTTCCCCTTCGCTGGAACCATCGTGGATCGCACCCATGCCCAAAAAGTGATGATCATCTCCGATGGCTTTCGCGCGAGCTTGATGTTCCTCCTCTGGTTCGTATGGGAGCCGGATCTGCTCTATCCGATCTTTCTCCTGACCGGATGCGCCACATGTTTCTTCCTCTCCGCGCAATTGACGTTACTCCCTGCCGTAGTGGATCGCGAGGAACTCCTAACTGCCAATGCTCTCGGTGCTCAAACGCAGCAGATGAATGGCATCCTTGCTCCGATTCTGGCTGGTTTTGTGATCGCGCGGTTCGGTGAGCGATTCTGTTTCGCCTTGAATGGCGCGAGCTTCATCTTCTCGGCCCTCTGTTTGTCTCGTCTTGCGCCGCACCTTGAGGCATCGGCTGCGCACCGGTCTCGCCCCTTTTGGCACGATCTGCGCGACGCTGTGAACAAGTTCGCGCATGATCGAGTGCTCCTCTCAGTGATGAGCTTAGCGATGGTGATGATCGTGATCGCGAGCGCCATTAATATATTCGGCGTCCTCTACGTGCGAGATGTCCTGCGCGCCGGTCCGCGTGACTTCGGTCTGCTTCTCTCCTCCTTGGGCGCGGGCGCTGCGGTGGGTTTTTGGTTTGTGGGCCGATATGCCCACGCCATCCCGCGCATGCTCCTCATTCGAGCAAGCGCTGTTGCGATTGGAGCCGGACTCATTGGGATGACTCTCCTCACCCGGGTGATTGACGTCCTCGTTGGCGCTTTTCTGATGGGAGTGGCGGCGGCCGCGTTCCTCGTCCCAGCGCAGACGCTCGTTCAAGAGCGAACCCCCTGGCGTCTCCTGGGTCGCACGGGCGGTCTCGCGTGGTCGCTATTATTCGCCACGCAAGCGATCGCGGCAATTGGCTTAGGGCGCCTCGCCGCGGTGTTGACACTGCCCGCGCTCTATCGCGGGCTCGGGGTGGGGGTGCTCGTCTTCACAGGTCTGCT
- a CDS encoding (2Fe-2S)-binding protein — MDVRIITLRVNGESHALAVPVHKTLLEVLREDLHLTGTKHGCELGECGACTVLVDGEPVLSCLALPIELEGREILTIEGLMENGHPHPLQIAFAETGAVQCGYCTPGVVLSAKALLDRNPMPTRREIAEALSGNLCRCTGYIQILEAVERAAARMREMRSISDEG; from the coding sequence ATGGACGTGCGGATCATCACGTTGAGAGTTAATGGGGAGTCGCACGCGCTCGCTGTGCCCGTGCATAAGACGTTGCTCGAAGTCTTACGCGAAGATTTGCATTTGACGGGAACGAAACACGGGTGCGAGCTGGGAGAATGCGGCGCGTGCACGGTCCTCGTGGATGGGGAGCCCGTTTTATCCTGCTTAGCGCTTCCCATCGAGCTGGAGGGTCGTGAGATCCTCACGATTGAAGGACTCATGGAGAATGGACATCCGCATCCGCTGCAGATCGCCTTCGCCGAGACAGGAGCTGTGCAGTGCGGGTATTGTACGCCAGGCGTTGTGCTCTCGGCCAAGGCCCTGTTGGATCGAAATCCCATGCCGACGCGACGGGAGATCGCGGAAGCGCTCTCGGGGAATCTCTGTCGCTGCACGGGGTACATCCAGATTCTGGAGGCTGTGGAGCGAGCCGCGGCGCGGATGCGGGAAATGCGCTCGATTTCGGATGAAGGGTGA
- a CDS encoding molybdopterin-dependent oxidoreductase, translating to MAFEIVGKSLPKIDALPKCTGETRYADDLQLPRMLYAKILRSPHAHARIRRIDVSRARTLPGVHAVLTGRDLPIRFGILPVSQDEEALCTEKVRFVGDAVAAVAAIDEWTAEEALRLIEVEYEPLPALLTLEEALAESSVRIHDYGDGPNIHKLVSLEFGDVEEGFAQADYVREDIFFYAGSTHLPLEQHAAVAHYGPDGKLTLWSSTQTPHYVHRTLAKVLGLPPSHIRVIATPVGGGFGGKSDPFSHEIVVAKLAMLTGRPVKITLTREEVFYVHRGRHPVLMWIKTGVRRDGSITAMHVRSFLDGGAYGSYGVATTYYTGALQTVTYKIPRYKFEGVRVFTNKPPCGPKRGHGTPQPRFALEVHLDKIAEDLGLDPVELRQRQIVEAPSVTVNWLRISSCGLRACIDRVVEASGFREKFRRLPFGQGVGFACSTYLSGAGLPIYWNDMPHSGVQIKIDRGGGVTVFCGSTDIGQGSDSILAYIVAEVLGILPEDIRVVTADTDLTPVDLGSYSSRVTVMTGNAAVEAAEKLRKLLFRAAAERLDVPEEQLMARGRRIFDQADPDRGLDFAEAVQLAEARFGTLGAVGSYKPPKSLGRYKGAGVGPSPSYSYSACVVQVHVDPETGFVRVEKVWIAHDIGRAINPRLVEGQIHGSVYMGLGEALMEEQTFRPRLGVHKVPSMLDYKSPTPLEMPEVECFLIETEDPNGPFGAKEAGQGPLLPIPPAVANAVYDAIGVRIDELPITPEKVLRGLEDKARGGSGRVGPKFIPSLAWPEPIRVEPPSEWQ from the coding sequence ATGGCCTTTGAGATTGTCGGTAAGTCGCTGCCGAAAATTGATGCGCTCCCGAAATGTACGGGCGAGACGCGCTATGCGGATGATTTGCAATTGCCGCGCATGCTCTATGCGAAGATTTTGCGCAGCCCACACGCGCATGCGCGGATTCGGCGGATAGACGTAAGCCGCGCACGAACGTTGCCGGGCGTTCATGCCGTTCTCACTGGGCGCGATCTTCCGATCCGCTTCGGGATCCTACCGGTCAGTCAGGACGAAGAGGCGCTTTGCACGGAGAAGGTGCGATTCGTAGGCGATGCGGTTGCCGCCGTCGCGGCGATCGACGAGTGGACGGCTGAAGAAGCGCTTCGGCTCATCGAGGTAGAGTATGAGCCGTTACCGGCTCTGTTGACGCTGGAAGAGGCACTGGCTGAGTCCTCCGTGCGCATTCACGACTATGGAGACGGGCCGAATATCCATAAGCTGGTCTCATTGGAGTTTGGCGACGTCGAGGAGGGATTTGCGCAAGCGGACTATGTGCGCGAGGACATCTTCTTCTATGCTGGGAGCACGCATCTGCCATTGGAACAACACGCCGCGGTAGCGCATTATGGGCCTGATGGGAAACTCACGCTCTGGAGCAGCACGCAGACGCCGCACTATGTGCATCGCACTTTGGCGAAGGTGCTCGGCTTGCCCCCCAGCCATATTCGCGTGATCGCCACACCGGTCGGTGGGGGATTCGGAGGCAAGAGCGATCCGTTCTCGCACGAGATCGTCGTGGCGAAATTGGCCATGTTGACCGGTCGTCCGGTGAAGATCACGCTCACGCGCGAGGAGGTTTTCTACGTACATCGGGGGCGTCATCCCGTGCTGATGTGGATCAAGACGGGCGTCCGGCGCGATGGGAGCATCACGGCCATGCACGTTCGATCATTTCTCGATGGAGGGGCCTACGGCAGCTATGGCGTCGCGACGACCTATTACACGGGCGCGCTGCAGACGGTCACCTACAAGATCCCGCGCTACAAGTTCGAGGGAGTGCGCGTCTTCACGAATAAGCCGCCTTGCGGCCCTAAGCGAGGGCATGGGACGCCGCAGCCGCGTTTCGCTTTGGAGGTCCACCTGGATAAGATCGCCGAAGACCTCGGACTCGATCCCGTGGAGCTGCGCCAGCGTCAGATCGTCGAGGCCCCATCGGTCACGGTGAATTGGCTGCGCATCTCCAGTTGTGGGCTCCGCGCATGTATAGATCGCGTCGTCGAGGCGTCGGGATTTCGCGAGAAATTCCGGCGTCTGCCCTTTGGCCAAGGAGTGGGATTCGCCTGCAGCACATACTTGAGTGGTGCGGGCCTTCCGATCTATTGGAACGATATGCCGCATTCGGGGGTACAGATCAAGATCGATCGAGGGGGAGGGGTCACCGTCTTCTGTGGGAGCACAGATATTGGACAAGGATCGGACTCCATCCTCGCCTATATTGTCGCCGAAGTCTTGGGGATTCTTCCCGAAGATATTCGCGTCGTGACGGCGGATACGGACCTCACGCCAGTGGATTTAGGGAGTTATTCGAGCCGTGTGACCGTCATGACGGGGAATGCGGCCGTGGAAGCAGCAGAGAAACTTCGGAAGTTGCTCTTTCGCGCAGCCGCCGAGCGACTCGATGTCCCCGAGGAGCAGCTCATGGCCCGCGGGCGTCGGATCTTCGATCAGGCTGATCCGGATCGAGGACTCGATTTCGCGGAAGCTGTCCAGCTCGCCGAAGCACGGTTTGGGACTTTGGGAGCCGTGGGCAGCTATAAACCGCCGAAGTCACTCGGACGATATAAGGGAGCGGGGGTAGGACCGTCGCCCTCTTATAGCTACTCGGCGTGCGTGGTGCAGGTGCACGTAGATCCCGAGACGGGATTCGTCCGAGTCGAGAAGGTGTGGATCGCTCATGACATCGGGCGCGCGATCAATCCTCGCTTGGTCGAAGGGCAAATTCATGGGAGCGTCTACATGGGGTTAGGCGAAGCGCTCATGGAGGAGCAAACCTTTCGTCCGCGCCTCGGCGTGCACAAAGTGCCCTCAATGCTCGACTACAAGAGCCCGACGCCACTGGAGATGCCCGAAGTGGAATGTTTCCTGATCGAGACCGAAGACCCGAACGGTCCATTCGGCGCCAAGGAGGCGGGACAAGGTCCCTTGCTCCCGATCCCGCCAGCCGTCGCCAACGCTGTCTACGATGCCATCGGCGTGCGCATTGATGAGTTGCCCATTACTCCGGAGAAAGTCCTCAGGGGCTTAGAGGACAAAGCACGTGGGGGATCAGGACGGGTTGGTCCGAAGTTCATTCCATCGCTCGCGTGGCCAGAGCCAATTCGCGTCGAGCCTCCATCGGAGTGGCAATAA
- a CDS encoding TetR/AcrR family transcriptional regulator: MNKWSKSVRRKARIERTRLEILRCAAEAFRRNGFSATTMDEIARRLGMTKGNLYYYFKSKEEILYFCQDYSLDLLLARLEEVRSSGEPPDEQLQRLIREQVSIILDELQASAMHTDFQMLSRRRLAKIIQKRDRYERGLREIIREGMERGIFRRGDPKLLGFAILGAINWTVRWFSPQGPLSAQEIGEAFADYLVRGLRAS; the protein is encoded by the coding sequence TTGAACAAATGGTCAAAGTCCGTAAGGCGGAAGGCGCGAATCGAGCGGACGCGGCTTGAGATCTTGCGGTGCGCCGCCGAGGCGTTCCGGCGAAATGGGTTCTCGGCGACGACGATGGACGAGATCGCTCGGCGGCTGGGGATGACCAAGGGGAATCTCTACTACTACTTCAAGAGCAAAGAGGAGATCCTCTACTTCTGCCAGGACTATTCGCTCGATCTGTTGCTCGCGCGACTGGAAGAGGTACGGAGCAGCGGGGAGCCTCCCGATGAGCAATTGCAGCGGTTGATTCGGGAGCAAGTGAGCATCATCCTCGATGAATTGCAGGCATCGGCCATGCACACCGATTTCCAGATGCTCTCTCGGCGTCGGTTGGCCAAGATCATTCAGAAGCGCGATCGGTACGAGCGCGGGCTTCGGGAGATCATTCGAGAGGGAATGGAACGAGGGATCTTTCGGAGAGGCGATCCGAAGCTGCTCGGCTTCGCGATTCTCGGAGCGATCAACTGGACGGTTCGATGGTTCTCTCCGCAGGGACCACTATCGGCACAGGAGATCGGCGAGGCGTTCGCCGATTACCTGGTCCGAGGTTTGAGGGCCAGTTAG